The proteins below are encoded in one region of Deltaproteobacteria bacterium CG2_30_66_27:
- a CDS encoding nitric-oxide reductase — protein MEYRSQKIAYWYFAAALPLFVLQILVGLWLAANYTFTIPQSIVNVFPFSTARAIHTNLLVLWMLLGFMGGTYYIIPEETKSELYSTGLAWFQLIALLATGVTAIVGFLFGWTQGRPLLEIPMALDFVVVIGALVFLFNVGMTMFKARNWTVIQGTLLGGLVFLALLYLFGIPFYRNVVIDWYYWWWVIHLWVEGSWELVTAAIFAFILMKITGVERQVVEKWLYVEIGLFLFTGMVGTGHHYYWIGAPRYWLWFGGFFSALEPLPILLMLFDTMHHVKERKAKIINPLTWTYAIGCAVIHLIGAGVWGFLHTLPQINYYTHGSQVTVSHGHLAFFGAYALLNLMTFYYAMPKLKGIAVYDDRRGKIGFWTMCSAMMIMGLTFGVAGVLQSYIERVLGMGYMVAQGYMRLWMGVTMTAGFFFLAGLLTTVVDLFTLRPAKCINS, from the coding sequence ATGGAATACCGCTCCCAGAAGATCGCCTACTGGTACTTCGCCGCCGCGCTCCCGCTGTTCGTGCTCCAGATCCTCGTGGGGCTGTGGCTGGCCGCCAATTACACCTTCACCATCCCGCAATCGATCGTGAACGTCTTCCCGTTCTCGACGGCGCGGGCGATCCACACGAACCTCCTCGTCCTGTGGATGCTCCTCGGTTTCATGGGCGGCACCTACTACATCATCCCCGAAGAGACGAAGTCGGAGCTCTACTCCACCGGCCTCGCCTGGTTCCAGTTGATCGCCCTGCTCGCCACGGGCGTGACGGCCATCGTGGGGTTCCTCTTCGGGTGGACGCAGGGGCGGCCGCTCCTGGAGATCCCGATGGCGCTCGACTTCGTCGTCGTCATCGGCGCGCTCGTTTTCCTGTTCAACGTCGGGATGACGATGTTCAAGGCGAGGAATTGGACGGTGATCCAGGGGACGCTGCTCGGGGGACTGGTCTTTCTCGCCCTGCTGTATCTTTTCGGCATCCCCTTCTACCGGAACGTCGTCATCGACTGGTACTACTGGTGGTGGGTGATCCACCTCTGGGTGGAGGGCTCCTGGGAGCTCGTCACCGCGGCGATCTTCGCCTTCATCCTGATGAAGATCACCGGTGTGGAGCGCCAGGTGGTGGAGAAGTGGCTCTACGTCGAGATCGGGCTGTTCCTGTTCACCGGAATGGTCGGAACCGGGCACCATTACTACTGGATCGGCGCGCCGAGATACTGGCTGTGGTTCGGGGGATTCTTCTCGGCCCTCGAACCGCTCCCGATCCTCCTGATGCTCTTCGACACGATGCACCACGTGAAGGAGCGGAAGGCGAAGATCATCAACCCCCTCACCTGGACGTACGCCATCGGCTGCGCCGTGATCCACCTGATCGGCGCCGGCGTGTGGGGATTCCTGCACACCCTGCCGCAGATCAACTACTACACGCACGGCTCCCAGGTCACCGTGTCGCACGGCCACCTCGCGTTCTTCGGCGCCTACGCGCTCCTGAACCTGATGACGTTCTACTACGCGATGCCGAAGCTGAAGGGGATCGCGGTGTACGACGACCGCCGTGGCAAGATCGGCTTCTGGACGATGTGCTCCGCCATGATGATCATGGGGCTGACCTTCGGCGTGGCGGGGGTGCTGCAAAGCTACATCGAGCGGGTGCTCGGCATGGGGTACATGGTCGCCCAGGGGTACATGCGGCTCTGGATGGGGGTCACCATGACCGCGGGCTTCTTCTTCCTCGCGGGACTGCTCACCACGGTCGTGGACCTCTTCACGTTGCGGCCGGCGAAGTGCATCAATTCGTAA
- a CDS encoding nitrate reductase subunit alpha — MTDTPKISWVRDDVDPQSRTWEEFYRNRWQYDKLVRSTHGVNCTGSCSWMIHVKDGIVTWEMQALDYPSLESTLPPYEPRGCQRGISASWYQYSPLRVKYPYIRGALLDLWRTARAEHEDPVDAWKSIQENPEARARYQRARGKGGFRRANWDEVLEIIAAANLHTIKTHGPDRIAGFSPIPAMSMVSYAAGARMLQLLGGTSLSFYDWYCDLPPASPETWGEQTDVQESADWFNAKMLAVMGSNLNMTRTPDCHFAAEARHNGTKMYVLSPDFSQVAKYADDWIPVNAGQDGAWWMAVNHVILKEYHHEKRVPYFLDYQKRFTDSPFLVELSDEDGMFKCGQLLRANRLDKYSAVENGDWKFLFWDETTGAPKMPMGSVGDRWGKEKGKWNMILKDGLDGAPIDPMLSFLDGNDGVVQVRLDDFGEGRDIHRGVPVKRLKTTDGKTVVVTTVYDLLMAQFGVDRGLGGEYPAGYDEENAPYTPAWSEKYTGMDRQTLLKFAREWASTAMHTNGKCTVIIGAGVNHWYHANLTYRSAIQALILCGCVGVNGGGLAHYVGQEKLAPGEPWAAIAFGKDWYGPSRLQNAPSWHYVNTDQWRYEKEFTDYQTVPQKQEPGSLAQGHTMDVQVKAVRNGWLPFYPQFNRSSLDLVREAEEAGCGTGEEVIRSVVDQLKARTLRFSVEDPDAAGNWPRIWYIWRGNALMASAKGHEYFLNHYLGTHHNDIAKEMAKDSVKEVVWHENAPQGKMDLVVDLNFRMDTSALYSDVVLPAATWYEKADLNTTDMHSFIHPLSAAVPPCWESKSDWDIFKAIAKKISGMALNHFPDPVKDLVATPLLHDSAAEIAQPQIRDWAHGEIEPIPGKTMPNLTIVERDYKNLYNQYISFGPLARANGLGAHGTKYPIQDFYDEMANGPRSVTWGEKRYPSLETDVNVCDTILSLATVTNGELSYRSYRNMEEKTGLPLVHLVEKDRGVRINYGELQGRPMRLINSPMWSGLTTNGRAYSPFTYNKETLVPWRTLTGRQHLYLDHPGYIQFGEHLPTFKPKPTPVQYGDLQVDTAVGPTKMLGFLTPHGKWHIHSTFGDNQRMTTLSRGCDPLWINDKDAAELGLKDNDWVEVHNDHGVLCTRAAVSARIPRGMCIVYHSPERTLGVPKSPLRGNRRAGGHNSLTRTRLKPLLMVGGYGQFTYHFNYWGPVGCNRDTHVLVRKLPELIW, encoded by the coding sequence ATGACCGATACTCCGAAGATCTCTTGGGTTCGGGACGACGTAGACCCACAGTCGAGGACGTGGGAAGAGTTCTACAGGAACCGCTGGCAGTACGACAAGCTCGTGCGCAGCACCCATGGCGTGAACTGCACCGGAAGCTGCTCGTGGATGATCCACGTCAAGGACGGGATCGTGACCTGGGAGATGCAGGCGCTCGATTATCCGTCGCTCGAGTCGACGCTGCCCCCGTATGAACCGCGCGGGTGCCAGCGGGGCATTTCCGCGTCATGGTACCAATATAGCCCGCTCCGCGTGAAGTACCCGTACATCCGGGGTGCGCTGCTCGACCTCTGGAGGACGGCGCGCGCCGAACACGAGGACCCGGTCGACGCCTGGAAATCGATCCAGGAGAACCCGGAAGCGCGCGCACGCTATCAGCGCGCCCGCGGCAAGGGCGGTTTCCGGCGCGCGAACTGGGACGAGGTGCTCGAGATCATCGCGGCCGCGAACCTGCACACGATCAAGACGCACGGCCCCGACCGCATCGCCGGATTCTCACCGATCCCGGCGATGTCGATGGTGAGCTATGCCGCCGGCGCGCGGATGCTCCAGCTTCTCGGGGGTACCTCGCTCTCCTTCTACGACTGGTACTGCGACCTGCCGCCGGCCTCGCCCGAGACCTGGGGCGAGCAGACCGATGTGCAGGAATCGGCCGACTGGTTCAACGCCAAGATGCTCGCCGTCATGGGTTCGAACCTGAACATGACGCGCACGCCGGACTGCCACTTCGCCGCCGAAGCACGCCACAACGGCACGAAGATGTACGTGCTGTCCCCTGACTTCAGCCAGGTCGCAAAGTACGCCGACGACTGGATTCCGGTCAACGCGGGGCAGGACGGCGCCTGGTGGATGGCCGTCAACCACGTCATCCTCAAGGAATATCACCACGAGAAAAGGGTCCCGTACTTCCTCGACTACCAGAAGCGTTTCACGGACTCGCCGTTCCTGGTCGAACTCTCCGACGAAGACGGCATGTTCAAGTGCGGCCAGTTGCTCCGCGCCAACCGCCTCGACAAGTACTCCGCGGTCGAAAACGGCGACTGGAAATTCCTTTTCTGGGATGAGACCACCGGAGCGCCGAAGATGCCGATGGGAAGCGTCGGCGACCGTTGGGGCAAGGAAAAGGGCAAATGGAACATGATCCTGAAGGACGGCCTCGACGGCGCTCCCATCGATCCCATGCTCTCCTTCCTCGATGGAAACGACGGGGTCGTGCAGGTGCGGCTGGACGACTTCGGCGAGGGGCGCGACATCCATCGCGGCGTGCCCGTGAAGCGCCTCAAGACAACCGACGGCAAGACGGTCGTCGTGACCACCGTCTACGACCTGTTGATGGCGCAGTTCGGCGTCGATCGCGGGCTCGGCGGGGAATACCCTGCCGGCTACGACGAGGAGAACGCGCCGTACACGCCGGCGTGGTCCGAGAAGTACACGGGCATGGACCGGCAGACCCTGCTCAAGTTCGCCCGCGAGTGGGCGTCGACCGCCATGCACACCAACGGGAAGTGCACGGTCATCATCGGCGCCGGCGTCAATCACTGGTATCACGCGAACCTGACCTACCGGTCCGCAATCCAGGCGTTGATCCTCTGCGGATGCGTCGGAGTCAACGGCGGCGGGCTGGCGCACTACGTCGGCCAGGAAAAGCTGGCGCCGGGCGAGCCGTGGGCGGCGATCGCCTTCGGCAAGGACTGGTACGGCCCGTCGCGGCTGCAGAACGCGCCGAGCTGGCACTACGTCAACACCGATCAGTGGCGATACGAGAAGGAGTTCACCGATTACCAAACGGTCCCGCAGAAGCAGGAGCCGGGATCGCTCGCCCAGGGCCACACGATGGACGTGCAGGTCAAGGCCGTCCGCAACGGCTGGCTCCCGTTCTATCCGCAATTCAACCGGAGCAGCCTCGATCTGGTGAGGGAAGCCGAAGAAGCGGGCTGCGGGACCGGCGAAGAGGTGATCCGGTCCGTCGTCGACCAGCTCAAGGCGCGAACGCTCCGCTTCTCGGTCGAAGATCCGGATGCCGCCGGGAACTGGCCGCGCATCTGGTACATCTGGCGGGGGAACGCCCTGATGGCCAGCGCCAAGGGCCACGAATACTTCCTGAACCACTACCTCGGCACGCACCACAACGACATCGCAAAGGAGATGGCGAAGGATTCGGTCAAGGAGGTCGTGTGGCACGAGAACGCGCCGCAGGGGAAGATGGATCTCGTCGTCGATCTCAACTTCCGCATGGACACCTCGGCCCTCTACTCCGACGTCGTCCTGCCCGCGGCCACCTGGTACGAGAAGGCCGACCTGAACACCACCGACATGCACAGCTTCATCCACCCGCTGTCGGCGGCGGTCCCTCCCTGCTGGGAATCGAAGAGCGACTGGGACATCTTCAAGGCGATCGCGAAGAAGATCTCCGGGATGGCCCTGAACCACTTCCCCGATCCGGTGAAGGACCTCGTCGCCACACCGCTCCTACACGACTCGGCCGCCGAGATCGCCCAGCCGCAGATCAGGGACTGGGCCCATGGCGAAATCGAACCGATCCCGGGCAAGACGATGCCGAACCTTACCATCGTCGAGCGCGACTACAAGAACCTTTACAACCAGTACATCTCCTTCGGACCACTGGCGCGCGCCAACGGCCTCGGGGCGCACGGCACGAAGTACCCCATACAGGACTTCTACGACGAGATGGCGAACGGCCCCCGCTCCGTGACGTGGGGCGAAAAGAGATATCCGTCGCTCGAAACCGACGTGAACGTCTGCGACACGATCCTCTCCCTGGCCACGGTCACCAATGGCGAGCTCTCCTACCGTTCGTACAGGAACATGGAGGAGAAGACCGGCCTGCCGCTCGTTCACCTGGTCGAGAAGGACCGAGGCGTGCGCATCAACTACGGCGAGCTGCAGGGCCGCCCGATGAGGCTCATCAACAGCCCGATGTGGTCGGGCTTGACGACCAACGGGCGCGCCTACTCTCCGTTCACGTACAACAAGGAGACGCTGGTCCCGTGGCGGACCCTCACCGGACGCCAGCACCTCTATCTCGATCACCCGGGCTACATCCAGTTCGGCGAGCATCTTCCGACGTTCAAGCCGAAGCCGACGCCGGTCCAGTACGGAGATCTGCAGGTGGATACGGCCGTGGGCCCGACGAAGATGCTCGGCTTCCTCACCCCCCACGGCAAGTGGCACATCCACTCCACCTTCGGCGACAACCAGCGCATGACGACCCTGTCGCGCGGCTGCGACCCGCTCTGGATCAACGACAAGGATGCGGCGGAACTCGGTTTGAAGGACAACGACTGGGTCGAAGTCCACAACGACCACGGCGTGCTGTGCACGCGCGCCGCGGTCAGCGCGCGGATTCCGCGCGGCATGTGCATCGTGTACCACTCGCCCGAGCGCACCCTGGGGGTGCCGAAATCGCCGCTGCGGGGCAACCGCAGGGCGGGTGGGCACAACAGCCTGACCCGCACGCGGCTCAAGCCGCTCCTCATGGTCGGCGGATACGGGCAGTTCACGTACCATTTCAATTACTGGGGCCCGGTCGGATGCAACCGCGACACCCACGTGCTCGTCCGGAAGCTCCCCGAGCTGATCTGGTAG
- a CDS encoding nitrate reductase molybdenum cofactor assembly chaperone: MVAAENTLAHLAALITYPDDGYLERLRACGATLARENPTASGTLQPFIEYSATLDTPGLEEFYTRTFDINPVCCLEVGWQLYGEEYERGSFMVKMRKALKETGLSESTELPDHLCHVLPLLDRLDPVDAAGLADACVLPALDKMIAGFAGKDNPFEGVLKTIRSVVQDRHSATSGGNPNG, encoded by the coding sequence ATGGTCGCGGCGGAAAACACCTTGGCCCACCTGGCGGCGCTCATCACCTACCCGGACGATGGGTACCTCGAGAGGCTCCGCGCCTGCGGAGCGACGCTCGCCCGGGAGAACCCGACGGCCTCCGGGACCCTGCAGCCGTTCATCGAGTACTCGGCGACGCTGGACACGCCCGGGCTCGAGGAGTTCTATACCCGCACGTTCGACATCAACCCGGTCTGCTGCCTCGAGGTGGGATGGCAACTTTACGGAGAAGAGTACGAGCGGGGATCGTTCATGGTGAAGATGCGGAAGGCCTTGAAGGAGACCGGGTTGAGCGAATCGACGGAGCTGCCCGATCATCTGTGCCACGTTCTGCCGCTGCTGGACCGGCTCGACCCTGTCGATGCCGCCGGGCTCGCCGACGCATGCGTTCTGCCGGCGCTCGACAAGATGATCGCCGGCTTCGCCGGGAAGGACAATCCTTTCGAGGGTGTGTTGAAGACGATCCGGAGTGTGGTGCAGGATCGGCACTCCGCAACTTCCGGAGGGAACCCCAATGGCTAA
- a CDS encoding nitrate reductase subunit beta, with product MDVRSQISMVFHLDKCIGCHTCSIACKNIWTDRKGTEYMWWNNVETKPGTGYPTKWEDQEKYRGGWEVKNGALGLKSTGRGQLIANIFHNPSLPGMDDYYEPWTYKYQDLFDSPEGPDQPTARPISMVTGRYIDVEAGPNWDDDLGGSPIYAENDPNLDGLTPEQRQQLFAIERLVFFYFPRICNHCLNPACVAACPSGALYKRGEDGIVLLDQKRCRAWRSCVAACPYKKTYFNWNTGKSEKCILCYPRVETGQAPACFHSCVGRIRYLGVLLYDAEMIETVAKTDDANLIDAHRSMILDPFNPKVIEAAAKNGIHESTIQAAQMSPVYKFVKVWKIALPPHIEFRTLPMLFYVPSMSPVMASRTEDGILNSSDDLFHDIESSRVPLAYLAKLFGAGHDGKVRYALRKQKAVRMYRRMATVGDVDRETVDHMLREADTTEEEAEAIYRLTSLCTFDDRFVIPPAHREVAIEMMKDPCEHKASVGFGFLSPPKRGA from the coding sequence ATGGATGTCAGATCGCAGATATCGATGGTGTTCCACCTGGACAAATGCATCGGCTGTCATACCTGCAGCATCGCGTGCAAGAACATCTGGACCGATCGCAAGGGCACCGAGTACATGTGGTGGAACAACGTCGAAACGAAGCCCGGCACCGGCTACCCGACGAAGTGGGAGGACCAGGAGAAGTACCGCGGCGGATGGGAGGTCAAGAACGGCGCGCTCGGCCTCAAATCCACCGGCCGCGGGCAGCTCATCGCCAACATCTTCCACAACCCCTCGCTGCCCGGCATGGACGACTACTACGAGCCCTGGACGTACAAGTACCAGGACCTGTTCGATTCGCCCGAGGGGCCCGACCAGCCGACGGCCCGGCCGATCTCGATGGTCACCGGCAGGTACATCGACGTGGAGGCCGGCCCGAACTGGGACGACGACCTGGGCGGCTCCCCGATCTACGCCGAAAACGATCCGAACCTGGATGGGCTCACCCCCGAGCAGCGGCAGCAGCTGTTCGCGATCGAGCGGCTCGTCTTCTTCTACTTCCCGCGAATCTGCAATCACTGCCTGAATCCCGCGTGCGTGGCGGCCTGCCCTTCGGGAGCGCTCTACAAGCGGGGCGAGGACGGCATCGTCCTGCTCGACCAGAAGCGCTGCCGGGCGTGGCGATCCTGCGTGGCGGCCTGCCCGTACAAGAAGACCTACTTCAACTGGAACACCGGCAAGTCCGAGAAGTGCATTCTCTGCTACCCCCGGGTCGAGACGGGCCAGGCGCCGGCCTGCTTCCACTCGTGCGTGGGCCGCATCCGCTACCTCGGCGTGTTGCTCTACGACGCGGAGATGATCGAGACCGTCGCGAAGACGGACGACGCGAACCTGATCGACGCGCACCGGTCGATGATCCTGGATCCTTTCAACCCGAAGGTCATCGAGGCGGCGGCGAAGAACGGGATTCATGAATCCACGATCCAGGCGGCGCAGATGTCGCCCGTCTACAAGTTCGTCAAGGTCTGGAAGATCGCGCTTCCGCCGCACATCGAGTTCCGCACGCTGCCGATGCTCTTCTATGTCCCCTCGATGTCGCCGGTGATGGCGAGCCGGACCGAGGACGGAATACTGAATTCCTCGGACGACCTCTTCCACGATATCGAATCCTCGCGTGTGCCGCTCGCGTACCTGGCGAAACTCTTCGGCGCCGGTCACGATGGAAAGGTGCGGTATGCGCTGCGGAAGCAGAAGGCGGTGCGGATGTACCGGCGCATGGCGACGGTCGGGGACGTCGATCGGGAGACGGTGGATCACATGCTGCGCGAGGCCGACACGACGGAGGAGGAGGCCGAGGCGATCTATCGTCTGACCTCACTCTGCACCTTCGACGATCGCTTCGTCATCCCGCCCGCGCACCGCGAAGTGGCCATCGAGATGATGAAAGACCCGTGCGAGCACAAGGCGTCGGTCGGCTTCGGGTTCCTGTCGCCGCCGAAGAGAGGCGCCTGA
- a CDS encoding respiratory nitrate reductase subunit gamma has protein sequence MAKFLPNLDLLFFAVLPYLTLVIFLILTIQRYRSQTFTYSSLSSQLLENQFHFWGMVPFHYGIITVLTGHVVAFLIPRQVLAWNSVPLRLYVLEVSALIFGILTMVGLLNLIARRLTDDKIRTVTSAGDWVVLALLAIQVFSGIYIAIFHGWGSSWFAAGASPYLWSLVTLKPDITFIAAMPWMVKLHIVNAWIVIGSVPFTRLGHILVVPIPYLWRKPQLVRWNWDRKTIRPS, from the coding sequence ATGGCTAAATTCCTCCCCAATCTGGACCTCCTGTTTTTCGCCGTTCTTCCATACCTGACGTTGGTCATCTTCCTGATTCTGACGATCCAGCGCTATCGTTCCCAGACATTCACGTACTCGAGCCTCTCGTCGCAGCTCCTCGAAAACCAGTTCCACTTCTGGGGCATGGTGCCGTTTCACTACGGGATCATCACGGTCCTGACCGGACACGTCGTCGCGTTCCTGATCCCGCGACAGGTCCTGGCATGGAATAGCGTTCCGCTCCGGCTCTACGTTCTCGAAGTCTCCGCGCTCATCTTCGGAATTCTCACGATGGTGGGGCTGCTCAACCTGATCGCCCGCCGGCTGACCGACGACAAGATCAGGACGGTGACGTCGGCGGGCGACTGGGTCGTTCTCGCCCTGCTGGCCATCCAGGTCTTCTCCGGCATCTACATCGCGATCTTTCACGGTTGGGGATCCTCCTGGTTCGCGGCGGGGGCGTCGCCGTACCTCTGGTCGCTGGTGACGCTCAAACCGGACATCACCTTCATCGCGGCGATGCCGTGGATGGTGAAGCTGCACATCGTGAACGCCTGGATCGTGATCGGGTCGGTCCCGTTCACCAGGCTCGGGCATATCCTCGTGGTCCCGATCCCTTACCTTTGGAGAAAACCTCAACTGGTCAGGTGGAACTGGGACCGCAAAACCATCCGTCCGTCCTGA